A region from the Leptolyngbya iicbica LK genome encodes:
- a CDS encoding type II toxin-antitoxin system VapC family toxin, translated as MRYLLDTCVISDFIKGEAGTIARLKQTPPVDVAISAITVMELRYGLVLNPQRAQKVEPAIAGILSSATQLPFGTAEAEQAAQIRAVLKSQGQPIGAYDVLIAATALHHNLVMVTANQREFERVPNLQIENWRQA; from the coding sequence ATGCGCTATCTGCTCGATACCTGCGTCATCAGCGACTTCATCAAAGGCGAAGCGGGAACAATCGCAAGACTCAAGCAAACGCCACCAGTTGACGTTGCTATCTCAGCCATCACTGTCATGGAACTACGCTACGGCTTGGTGCTCAACCCGCAGCGAGCGCAGAAAGTTGAACCCGCGATCGCTGGCATTCTCTCTTCCGCAACACAGTTGCCTTTCGGCACTGCCGAAGCTGAACAAGCCGCACAAATTCGAGCGGTGCTGAAATCTCAAGGGCAGCCCATTGGCGCATATGATGTCCTGATTGCCGCCACGGCCCTTCATCATAACTTGGTGATGGTTACGGCTAACCAACGTGAGTTTGAGCGTGTTCCCAACTTGCAGATCGAAAATTGGCGACAGGCCTGA
- a CDS encoding leucine-rich repeat domain-containing protein, whose protein sequence is MARDEAYQEAERRIEAARQEGATELDLSGLGLTEVPEAIATLTQLQSLNLSGNQLAELPEVIATLTQLQSLNLSGNQLSELPKAIATLTQLQKLDFSGNQLTELPGFIQNFRQLQNLYFSGNQLTEMPEWIGDLTELRSLDFTDNQLETIPLTIRSLHQLRFMGLAGNQLKELPEVFFALNQLQSLNLTDNQLSKLPNSFSSLKQLRQLGLGYVAGGNYLGNLPSSVRHMKQLRRLWAYKCQLKFLPEWLGDLKNLESLELESNHLIDLPTSLVQIPLLIKIELDHNPLNPDLSAAYEQGMRAISQYLRARAEGEVLLSEAKLILVGEGEVGKSCLLGSLRGDDWLEGRPTTHGIEIKPVIVNASNNGTEITLNGWDFGGQRVYRPTHQLFFSSTAVYLVVWKPREGPQQGFVKEWITLIKHREPDAKILVVATHGGPGQRQPDIDRQELIDLFGSDTVLGFHHIDSKEGTGIAELREAIAEVAATLPGMGRKVPTKWQQIRELLEASGKPYMPYSDVIALCEEHGLEGFAAELFVRVSHTLGYLIHYHYDEILKDTVILQPDWLAKAISFVLDDELTRDRNGLVEFEHLSQLWSHPPFKGETGYPIELHPIFLRLMERFDLSYRVVLDPAVPEASNTHLIAQLVPDQRPEQLPNWGAEPEAGDRQQVQICRIVDDRGQSANAEGLFYQLIVRLHKYSLGRNNYPDSVHWQRGLMLDNDYNGRALLEHIGNDVKITVRAAYPERFLSYLTEEVKWLVESFWEGLNCNIMVPCIAPCGMENPGQGLFEVQKLIESKKKNRPEFPCTVSGCDEWQNIDQLLNNAPTTPAPSQVIGIDQFQNMAKDLENAIRSDLVKLDRREHQRYQALSREQRAMMSRIDQQFAYLMQMLIDEAKEGPRLFSFQPVDPGFFDRPNWVAEKFRLTLWCEHSRKPLPVLNPDAPKQGVYELELNREWFTKAVPVFKFVTGTLSLVLPVAASTTQFMLDDSTYQGIKEELDLGQKSLEFGIKSSNIAVDWHTKRDEAEFEHGEAIRAQGAMLRELHALLKDKDPGFGGLEKVQNKRREFLWVHPQFVDEY, encoded by the coding sequence ATGGCGCGAGATGAAGCCTACCAGGAAGCAGAACGACGAATTGAAGCAGCCCGTCAGGAGGGTGCGACGGAACTTGATCTCAGTGGATTGGGCTTAACAGAAGTACCCGAGGCGATCGCCACTCTCACCCAATTGCAATCGCTGAATCTTTCTGGCAACCAATTGGCGGAATTACCCGAGGTGATCGCCACTCTCACCCAATTGCAATCGCTTAACCTTTCTGGTAACCAATTATCGGAATTGCCTAAGGCGATCGCCACTCTCACCCAATTGCAAAAACTTGATTTCTCTGGCAACCAATTGACGGAATTGCCGGGATTCATTCAAAACTTTAGGCAATTGCAGAATCTTTATTTTTCTGGCAATCAGCTAACGGAAATGCCTGAATGGATCGGGGATCTGACTGAATTACGCTCCCTCGATTTTACTGACAATCAATTGGAGACGATACCTCTTACAATAAGATCCTTACACCAGCTAAGGTTTATGGGGCTTGCTGGAAATCAATTAAAAGAATTGCCAGAAGTATTTTTTGCTTTGAATCAGTTACAAAGTCTGAATTTAACAGATAACCAATTATCGAAATTGCCTAATAGTTTCTCATCACTTAAACAACTACGGCAGCTCGGGCTAGGTTACGTAGCAGGAGGTAATTATTTAGGAAATCTTCCAAGCTCTGTCAGGCATATGAAGCAACTTAGGAGACTCTGGGCTTATAAGTGCCAACTCAAATTTTTGCCTGAATGGCTCGGAGATTTAAAAAACCTCGAAAGTCTCGAATTGGAGTCTAATCATTTAATTGATCTACCTACTTCTCTAGTACAGATTCCCCTACTCATTAAAATTGAGCTTGACCATAACCCACTGAATCCTGATCTCTCAGCAGCTTACGAACAAGGCATGAGAGCGATTTCTCAATATTTGAGGGCCAGAGCAGAAGGAGAAGTATTACTGAGTGAAGCCAAGTTAATCTTGGTTGGGGAGGGCGAGGTTGGGAAAAGTTGCTTGCTGGGATCATTGCGGGGTGATGACTGGTTAGAAGGCCGCCCCACGACTCATGGTATTGAGATTAAGCCTGTCATTGTCAACGCTTCAAACAACGGAACAGAAATTACACTTAACGGTTGGGACTTTGGAGGGCAGCGGGTTTATCGTCCCACTCATCAGCTCTTTTTCAGCTCTACAGCAGTCTATCTGGTGGTGTGGAAGCCCCGTGAGGGGCCACAGCAGGGGTTTGTCAAAGAGTGGATTACGCTGATTAAGCATCGAGAGCCGGATGCCAAGATTCTGGTGGTTGCTACTCACGGTGGGCCTGGTCAACGTCAGCCCGACATTGATCGTCAAGAATTAATTGACCTGTTTGGTAGCGATACCGTTCTGGGCTTTCACCACATCGATAGCAAAGAGGGCACGGGCATTGCCGAATTGCGAGAGGCCATTGCGGAGGTTGCCGCGACTCTTCCCGGCATGGGTCGCAAAGTACCGACCAAATGGCAGCAGATTCGCGAATTGCTGGAAGCTTCCGGCAAGCCCTATATGCCCTACAGCGATGTCATCGCCCTCTGTGAAGAACACGGACTCGAAGGCTTTGCCGCTGAACTGTTTGTGCGCGTGTCCCACACCCTGGGCTATCTCATCCACTACCACTACGACGAAATCCTTAAGGATACCGTCATCCTGCAACCCGACTGGCTCGCCAAAGCCATCAGCTTTGTCCTTGATGATGAGTTGACCCGCGATCGCAATGGCCTCGTCGAGTTTGAGCATCTCAGCCAACTCTGGAGCCATCCCCCGTTTAAAGGCGAAACGGGCTATCCCATAGAACTCCATCCCATCTTTCTGCGGCTGATGGAGCGCTTCGATCTTTCCTACAGAGTCGTCCTCGATCCCGCTGTGCCCGAAGCCAGCAATACTCACCTGATTGCCCAATTGGTGCCCGACCAACGCCCAGAGCAACTGCCCAACTGGGGCGCAGAACCTGAAGCTGGAGATCGCCAACAAGTCCAAATCTGCCGCATCGTAGACGATCGCGGCCAAAGTGCCAACGCTGAAGGGCTGTTTTACCAACTCATCGTCCGCCTCCACAAATATTCTTTGGGTCGCAACAACTACCCCGACAGCGTCCATTGGCAGCGGGGTCTCATGCTCGATAACGACTACAACGGTCGCGCCCTGCTGGAACACATCGGTAACGATGTCAAAATCACTGTCCGCGCCGCCTATCCAGAACGCTTTCTCTCTTACCTCACCGAAGAGGTCAAATGGTTGGTCGAGAGCTTTTGGGAAGGGCTGAATTGCAACATCATGGTGCCTTGTATTGCGCCCTGCGGCATGGAAAACCCAGGACAGGGGCTTTTTGAAGTGCAAAAGCTGATCGAAAGCAAAAAGAAAAATCGCCCCGAATTCCCCTGTACGGTATCCGGTTGTGACGAGTGGCAAAACATTGATCAACTGCTGAACAACGCCCCCACCACGCCAGCCCCCTCCCAGGTAATTGGGATCGACCAGTTTCAAAATATGGCTAAGGATCTTGAGAATGCCATCCGCAGCGATCTCGTAAAGCTTGACCGCCGCGAACACCAGCGATATCAGGCATTATCGCGAGAGCAGCGGGCAATGATGAGCCGTATCGATCAGCAGTTCGCTTACCTCATGCAAATGCTCATTGATGAAGCCAAAGAAGGCCCTCGGTTGTTTAGCTTTCAGCCTGTTGATCCGGGTTTCTTTGATCGCCCCAACTGGGTTGCCGAAAAATTCCGACTTACGCTCTGGTGTGAACATTCCCGCAAACCCCTGCCCGTCTTAAATCCAGACGCCCCCAAGCAAGGTGTCTATGAACTAGAACTCAATCGCGAGTGGTTTACCAAAGCCGTTCCCGTTTTCAAATTTGTGACCGGGACTTTGAGCTTGGTTTTACCTGTCGCCGCCTCCACCACCCAGTTCATGCTCGATGACAGCACCTACCAAGGCATCAAAGAAGAACTCGATCTCGGTCAAAAAAGTCTGGAGTTTGGCATCAAGAGCAGCAACATTGCGGTCGATTGGCATACCAAACGAGATGAAGCCGAGTTTGAGCATGGGGAGGCTATTCGCGCTCAAGGTGCCATGCTCCGAGAACTCCATGCTTTGCTCAAAGATAAAGATCCTGGCTTTGGCGGTTTGGAGAAAGTGCAAAATAAGCGGCGCGAATTTCTCTGGGTTCATCCCCAATTTGTCGATGAATACTAA
- a CDS encoding patatin family protein yields the protein MKTLGLALGSGGARGWAHIGVIRALEEAGIQIHAIAGSSIGAFVGAIYAADELDELEAFVQNLNWRAIVSYFDVVFPSTGLLDGNRIYDLLSEHLYDRHIEDTTIPFCCVATDLETGGPVCLEQGHLADAVRASISIPGIFTPFLHSGRHLGDGGIVNPVPVDVARRLGVDVVLAVNLNHPAPPDETSGEMSTDSTAAPTRNQPDDSDPEMADGDRGAESSDNPLTEASESDRNRMPEQLDRLADQFQSTRAAKVLQRLQDQYATLQDQLQAKLDNWMPEERQGPNIFDVIGVSLNVMEQRVTHSMLTEHPPEILLQPPLSQYGIFDFHQAKAIIQTGYDYAQQQLPEIKAHLQME from the coding sequence GTGAAGACCTTGGGGCTAGCGCTAGGCAGTGGCGGAGCGAGGGGATGGGCGCATATTGGCGTCATTCGTGCTTTGGAGGAGGCCGGTATTCAGATTCACGCGATCGCGGGCTCTAGCATCGGAGCCTTTGTCGGGGCCATCTATGCGGCGGATGAACTCGATGAACTTGAAGCCTTTGTGCAAAACCTCAACTGGCGGGCGATCGTCTCGTATTTTGATGTGGTCTTTCCCAGCACGGGGTTGCTCGATGGCAACCGCATCTACGACTTATTGTCGGAGCATCTCTACGATCGCCACATCGAAGACACCACCATTCCCTTTTGCTGCGTCGCGACGGATCTCGAAACTGGCGGCCCCGTTTGTTTAGAGCAGGGACACCTGGCCGATGCCGTTCGCGCGAGCATTTCAATTCCGGGCATTTTCACCCCATTCTTGCATTCTGGTCGTCATCTGGGAGATGGCGGTATTGTGAACCCCGTGCCGGTGGATGTGGCCCGCCGCTTGGGCGTCGATGTGGTGCTGGCGGTGAATCTCAATCATCCCGCTCCGCCGGATGAAACGTCTGGGGAAATGAGCACTGACTCCACTGCCGCACCAACCCGCAATCAGCCCGATGATTCAGATCCAGAGATGGCGGATGGCGATCGCGGTGCTGAGTCGTCAGACAATCCCCTGACCGAAGCCTCGGAGAGCGATCGCAACCGCATGCCCGAGCAGCTTGATCGCCTGGCCGACCAATTTCAGAGCACCCGCGCCGCCAAGGTTTTGCAACGCCTTCAAGACCAGTACGCAACCCTGCAAGATCAACTGCAAGCCAAGCTCGACAACTGGATGCCGGAAGAACGGCAAGGCCCCAACATTTTTGATGTAATTGGAGTGTCGCTTAATGTGATGGAGCAGCGCGTCACGCACAGCATGCTCACTGAGCATCCGCCCGAGATTCTGCTACAGCCACCCTTGAGTCAGTACGGTATCTTTGACTTTCATCAGGCTAAGGCGATTATCCAAACGGGTTACGACTATGCCCAGCAGCAGTTGCCCGAAATTAAGGCCCACTTGCAGATGGAATAG
- a CDS encoding DUF3598 family protein codes for MASQWQRLLKNTGRWVGSFTQVSPTGEVLADTPTVVELQPLDHDNLMRQTITKQPPGEPPQETVLQYRTLAKSVLFLDNGAFSQGSMQWGPFSEFGVELGLIAANHRLRLVQLFDKNRDLHQLTLIREHLDGTAPSTRSPLRVEELVGTWVGEATTVYPDLRPDDTYATRLAIAHHSGTVEQTLQFGDGGPSIQSQGVVSGDRLLFTTGSQPVQVLLLPDGASSTCPTAITPRQPLFLEVGWLISPTHRQRLIRQYSVQGTWVSLTLVDETKVD; via the coding sequence ATGGCATCCCAATGGCAACGGTTGCTCAAAAATACGGGGCGCTGGGTCGGCTCTTTTACACAAGTGTCGCCGACGGGTGAGGTGTTGGCCGATACGCCCACCGTGGTTGAGTTGCAGCCACTGGATCACGACAATCTGATGCGGCAGACCATTACCAAACAGCCACCGGGAGAACCGCCCCAGGAAACAGTGCTGCAATATCGCACGCTGGCCAAAAGTGTGCTGTTTTTGGACAATGGCGCGTTTTCTCAGGGTTCCATGCAGTGGGGGCCGTTTTCCGAATTTGGCGTGGAGCTGGGCTTGATTGCTGCCAACCATCGCCTGCGCCTGGTGCAGCTCTTTGACAAAAACCGTGACCTGCACCAGCTCACCCTGATTCGCGAACATCTGGATGGCACAGCGCCCTCGACGCGCTCCCCATTGCGAGTCGAGGAATTGGTCGGCACCTGGGTGGGAGAAGCGACCACGGTGTATCCCGATTTGCGCCCGGATGACACCTATGCCACGCGCTTAGCGATCGCCCATCACAGCGGTACCGTAGAACAAACGCTGCAATTTGGCGATGGGGGGCCATCCATTCAGTCGCAGGGGGTGGTGAGTGGCGATCGCCTTCTTTTCACCACCGGGAGTCAGCCGGTGCAGGTGTTGCTTTTGCCCGATGGCGCGTCCTCGACCTGTCCCACCGCGATCACGCCGCGCCAACCGCTGTTTCTGGAAGTCGGCTGGCTGATTTCTCCCACCCATCGCCAACGCCTGATTCGCCAATATTCCGTTCAGGGCACCTGGGTGAGCCTGACGCTAGTGGATGAAACCAAGGTGGATTAA
- the thrB gene encoding homoserine kinase, which produces MSGAFRVAVPATTANIGPGFDCLGAALTRYNHFTFASLPTAETLQITVQGLDSDRVTTDASNLAYVAFQKFFHKIGQPVPALSLEIELDVPLARGMGSSSTAIVGGILGANAMAGEPLDAQALADFATEIEGHPDNVVPALLGGCRLTTVDDAGTATVCEVPWHPDIIPILVVPAFEVSTAQARAVLPTAYSRADAVYTMGHLGLLIQALATGNGDWLRTAIGDRIHEPYRKSLIPGYDAVTQAARDAGAYGVTISGAGPTLLALGSADRAAAIAQAMAQAWQQTGIEIVDATPLAIDTTGSTVTAIN; this is translated from the coding sequence ATGAGCGGGGCATTTCGAGTAGCGGTACCGGCGACCACCGCGAATATTGGGCCGGGGTTTGACTGTCTGGGGGCAGCGCTGACCCGCTACAACCACTTCACCTTTGCGTCGCTGCCGACGGCCGAGACGCTACAAATTACTGTGCAGGGTTTGGATAGCGATCGCGTCACCACGGATGCTTCCAATTTGGCCTATGTGGCGTTTCAAAAGTTCTTTCACAAAATTGGGCAACCCGTTCCGGCACTGAGCTTGGAAATTGAGCTGGATGTGCCGTTGGCCCGGGGGATGGGCAGCTCTTCGACGGCGATCGTGGGGGGCATTTTGGGGGCAAATGCGATGGCGGGGGAACCTCTGGATGCCCAGGCGCTCGCGGATTTCGCCACCGAAATTGAGGGACACCCGGATAATGTGGTGCCCGCGTTGTTGGGGGGCTGTCGCCTGACCACGGTAGACGATGCGGGGACGGCTACGGTATGCGAGGTGCCGTGGCATCCAGACATTATTCCGATCTTGGTGGTCCCCGCTTTTGAGGTTTCTACTGCCCAGGCGCGGGCGGTGTTGCCGACGGCATATTCGCGGGCGGATGCGGTCTATACGATGGGCCATCTGGGCCTACTCATTCAAGCGTTGGCGACAGGGAATGGCGATTGGTTGCGGACGGCGATCGGCGATCGCATCCACGAGCCCTACCGCAAGTCCCTGATTCCCGGTTACGACGCGGTGACTCAGGCCGCGCGGGATGCCGGGGCTTATGGAGTCACCATTAGCGGGGCGGGGCCGACCCTGTTGGCGTTGGGCAGCGCCGATCGGGCCGCCGCGATCGCCCAGGCGATGGCCCAAGCCTGGCAGCAAACCGGTATTGAAATTGTGGATGCGACCCCGCTGGCGATCGACACGACTGGCTCGACGGTGACTGCCATCAACTAA
- a CDS encoding S-layer homology domain-containing protein — MSKLLVVVGLSIAGLSAIASSAIAADEQTTARRMAELPLPALSAPLPPAPERPGQSLTQIFPPENFADVSPNHWAYTAVSTLAEDYGCLAGYPDGTFRGDEFVTRYEFAVALEACLDAVFQLIDPQQQIDTERLLNQLEVLHRELGTLADDVGELESPLETE; from the coding sequence ATGAGCAAACTGCTTGTTGTCGTCGGATTATCAATTGCGGGACTCAGCGCGATCGCCAGTAGCGCGATCGCTGCCGACGAGCAGACCACGGCTCGCCGCATGGCTGAGCTGCCTTTGCCCGCTTTGTCTGCCCCGCTGCCGCCAGCTCCCGAGCGCCCCGGTCAGAGCCTGACACAAATCTTTCCGCCCGAAAACTTTGCTGATGTCTCCCCCAATCACTGGGCCTACACCGCCGTCAGCACCCTGGCTGAAGACTACGGCTGCTTGGCTGGCTATCCCGATGGCACCTTTCGTGGCGACGAATTTGTCACCCGGTACGAATTTGCCGTCGCCCTCGAAGCCTGCCTGGATGCGGTTTTCCAACTCATTGACCCGCAGCAGCAAATCGACACCGAGCGGCTGCTGAATCAGCTCGAAGTCTTGCATCGCGAACTGGGCACTCTGGCAGACGACGTCGGCGAATTGGAGTCACCGCTAGAAACCGAGTAA
- a CDS encoding CPBP family intramembrane glutamic endopeptidase, translating to MRVVVGLAGAVVLAVPIALPLYFWEYAATDGQSVIWAPISLFMVFMLGLPSWLRGVHHCRYPWRVLGFSQRDRWWLSWAIAFLGGVVGIGLLYGLQWLLGWSTWQPPGPAVGRLLLEGLLVGVGVGLAEELLFRGWLLYELEQDFSPAAALWLNALIFAIAHFLRPLSAILATWPQFLGLLMLGVALVWARRIPVAGRWQQRRTTVLGPAAGLHGGLVFAYYQVDVNDLMVATAQVPEWVTGIGGNPLAGLLGLGFLSVICAITYRISHDRRLIN from the coding sequence ATGAGAGTGGTAGTGGGTTTGGCCGGTGCCGTTGTGCTAGCGGTACCGATCGCGCTGCCGCTTTACTTTTGGGAATACGCTGCTACGGATGGCCAGTCGGTCATCTGGGCACCGATCAGTCTCTTCATGGTCTTTATGTTGGGCTTGCCTTCGTGGCTGCGGGGCGTGCATCACTGCCGCTATCCATGGCGGGTGCTGGGGTTTAGCCAGCGCGATCGCTGGTGGCTGAGTTGGGCGATCGCATTTCTGGGTGGCGTTGTGGGCATCGGGTTACTATATGGCCTGCAATGGCTCTTGGGTTGGAGCACCTGGCAGCCGCCGGGGCCAGCCGTCGGTCGCTTGTTGCTGGAAGGGTTGTTGGTTGGGGTGGGGGTCGGTCTGGCTGAGGAACTTCTGTTTCGCGGCTGGCTGCTGTATGAACTGGAACAGGATTTTAGTCCCGCTGCGGCTCTGTGGCTGAATGCGCTCATTTTTGCGATCGCCCACTTTTTGCGGCCCCTCTCGGCAATTTTGGCAACCTGGCCCCAGTTCTTGGGGTTACTCATGCTAGGAGTGGCGCTAGTGTGGGCGCGCCGAATTCCCGTGGCGGGGCGATGGCAGCAGCGTCGCACGACAGTTTTGGGGCCAGCGGCTGGACTCCATGGCGGGCTGGTGTTTGCGTATTATCAAGTTGATGTGAATGACCTGATGGTGGCAACGGCGCAAGTACCGGAATGGGTCACCGGTATCGGTGGCAATCCCCTAGCAGGTTTACTGGGGCTAGGTTTTCTCAGCGTAATTTGCGCCATCACTTATCGCATCAGCCACGATCGCCGCCTCATTAATTAA
- the clpS gene encoding ATP-dependent Clp protease adapter ClpS, protein MVAVDTIKSRSTSTVRKPAPRYRVLLHNDDFNSMEYVVESLMKVVPSLSMPQAVNVMMQAHVSEVGVVIVCAQEHAEFYCEGLKGKGLTSSIEPEE, encoded by the coding sequence ATGGTGGCTGTCGATACGATTAAAAGTCGCTCTACATCCACAGTTCGAAAACCGGCTCCCCGGTACCGCGTACTGCTGCACAATGATGACTTCAACTCGATGGAGTATGTGGTGGAGTCGCTGATGAAGGTGGTTCCCAGTTTGTCGATGCCGCAAGCGGTCAATGTCATGATGCAGGCGCATGTTTCTGAAGTGGGTGTGGTGATTGTGTGTGCCCAAGAGCATGCGGAATTTTACTGCGAAGGCTTAAAGGGTAAGGGGCTCACCAGTTCTATTGAGCCGGAAGAGTAA
- a CDS encoding sugar transferase, translating into MVNIQNGTAHFDIAVPEAVLNDADNLSFYIPTGVNLEHPSVTSLLKRGLDILGAIVGLVITAIIFVPIAIAIQIDNPGPIFYSQLRCGHQGKTFRIWKFRSMVADADKLKHLVQNEAQGLVFKNKNDPRITRVGKLLRKTSLDEFPQFLNVLVGDMSLVGTRPPTIDEVMQYDKHHWQRLNVKPGITGEWQVRGRSSVSDFEDIVSMDLSYQERWSFFYDLKLLLETVLVVLYRKGAY; encoded by the coding sequence GTGGTTAATATACAAAATGGTACTGCCCACTTCGATATTGCAGTTCCCGAAGCAGTTCTTAATGACGCTGATAATTTAAGCTTTTATATCCCCACAGGGGTTAACCTAGAGCACCCTTCGGTTACGAGCCTGTTGAAGCGAGGGCTCGACATCTTGGGAGCGATCGTGGGACTGGTGATCACCGCAATTATTTTTGTCCCGATCGCGATCGCGATTCAAATTGATAACCCAGGCCCGATTTTTTACAGTCAACTGCGGTGTGGTCACCAGGGCAAAACCTTCCGCATTTGGAAGTTTCGCTCCATGGTGGCAGACGCTGACAAGCTGAAGCACTTGGTGCAGAACGAAGCCCAAGGTTTGGTATTTAAGAACAAGAACGATCCTCGGATTACCCGCGTCGGTAAGCTATTGCGTAAAACCAGCTTGGACGAATTTCCCCAGTTTCTGAACGTGCTGGTGGGAGACATGAGCCTAGTTGGCACCCGACCGCCGACGATTGATGAAGTGATGCAGTATGACAAGCACCACTGGCAACGCTTGAATGTGAAGCCCGGCATCACAGGCGAGTGGCAAGTCCGCGGGCGCTCCTCCGTCAGCGATTTTGAAGATATCGTCAGCATGGATTTGAGCTACCAGGAGCGGTGGTCTTTCTTTTATGACCTCAAGCTATTGCTAGAGACCGTGCTCGTTGTGCTATACCGCAAGGGGGCCTATTAA
- a CDS encoding HAD family hydrolase, whose amino-acid sequence MLQAVLFDLDGTLANTDPIHIKVWRDILEPEGYTVDDAFFKEHISGRLNEYLIKELLPQLSAAEGAQLVIDKEAKFRELAASELTRMSGFDELYDWIQHHELKTAVVTNAPRANAEFVLNILQLDTAFDYLLIAGELPRSKPDPLPYQTALERFNLAPEDAIVFEDSKTGIQSAVSAQIPTVGVASTHAADVLYGYGASLVIDRFNDQRLQKLGLLRTT is encoded by the coding sequence ATGCTCCAGGCGGTCTTGTTCGACCTTGACGGCACCCTTGCCAACACCGACCCGATTCACATCAAAGTCTGGCGCGACATTTTAGAGCCCGAGGGCTACACCGTTGACGACGCCTTCTTTAAAGAGCACATCAGCGGTCGGCTCAACGAATATCTAATCAAAGAACTGTTGCCGCAACTTTCCGCTGCCGAAGGCGCGCAACTCGTAATCGATAAAGAAGCAAAATTCCGCGAATTGGCTGCCAGTGAGCTCACGCGGATGTCCGGCTTTGACGAGCTTTACGACTGGATTCAACACCACGAACTGAAAACTGCTGTTGTCACCAATGCCCCCCGCGCCAACGCTGAGTTTGTGCTCAATATATTGCAGCTCGACACCGCCTTCGATTACTTGCTCATCGCTGGGGAGCTACCGCGCAGTAAGCCTGACCCGCTGCCCTATCAAACCGCGTTGGAGCGGTTTAACCTTGCGCCTGAGGATGCGATCGTGTTTGAAGACTCGAAAACTGGGATTCAGTCAGCAGTATCGGCTCAAATTCCGACGGTGGGAGTTGCCTCGACCCATGCTGCCGATGTTCTGTATGGCTATGGGGCCAGCCTAGTCATTGACCGATTTAACGATCAACGTCTGCAGAAATTGGGTCTGCTGCGAACCACTTAA